ATTTAAGGTTCCTAGTTCCATCTGGAACCCTGAACATACCCATCGAAACGGGTTCCGTATTCTAGGACCGGTGTAAGGTAGCATCACTGTAGCAGAAGCAAAAATTCTGTAATAAGTCGAGTGCGAAAGTCAGGTAAAATTAACATGTCGGTGTAAGGGTCAACGTGTACAAATTATCGGTCAATCCTGAaactatgctcacccctaatataaaccttttttttttattaaacgtTGAATTAAACACATATTTAAAAACCTACTTATAGTATGTCAATTGATGTAATATGGCGTTTTAGCATAAGAGTTATGTATGTCCAACGTTACtctagagaaaatattgggtgggttttaCCCTCCACGTAGGCGAAATGTATCACCATACAAAAGTCGACACATGGCAAATTTGGGCCCACCTGTGAGTCTTAACGCCGAGTGATCATCGTCTATAAAAGGCGCGCGCACATTGCCGCTTCAACAACAGAAGTGGCACACGTCCCAGCTTAAGCTTCCTCGTCATTTTCTCGTTACAAACCATGTCTTCTTCACTCATCTTCACCCTCTCTTCCCTCGCACTCTTGGCCGCGCTCTGGgcgatctcctcctccctcgctCCCAAGGTCCCGAAGCTCCTGCTTCTCAAAGCCACCGTGGTAGCTCGCCTGTCCACCCTCGTCGGACCACTCAAATGGGCCTTGGACTACTCCCTGGGGTCCTCTGTCCTCTGGCACTCGCACGGCCACGGCGAACCAGGAGCCTTCGGAATAATCCACAGGCTCAGCACGGCCCAGTATGGTGACAGATCACCCACGGAGTGCGCGGTGTGCCTGTGCCAGGTCGGGGCTGGGGAGGAGGTGAGGGAGCTGAAGTGCTGCGACCATGTCTTCCACAGGGCCTGCCTGGACCAGTGGCTCGGCTACAAGAACGTGACGTGCCCTCTGTGCCGCAGGTTGGTCGCTCACCGGGCAAGCATGAGCATCATCGCCGAGGCCGGGGTGGAGATCATATGCCTCGCGCTCTGCGACCTCGGCTCGGGCAGCGACCGTGAAACGTGGTGGCTACGATGAATGCGGAGGTGATATGAAGTCAACCTATTGGCCGACCCCATGCGTAGATCACGATCTGTGCACGATTGCGAATGACGTGTGGCATTTTCATGGGATAGAGGGCGGGGTGGCCGGGAACCTCGActcacattaaataaaatgatGTAGTAGTAGACTGAGTTGTAAATGTTTTTCTCTTCAGCTATGGCCTATGTAGCActgacacgtgacacgacatgAGTGtttgacacgacacgacacgtcgacacgtcatttctaaaaaatagagaattccgacacattgcgacacgttgtatattaaatgaatatttttatttttaattaatttgattcaaattcataaataaataattaattaaaaaaagagcctataatagatttatattaatagtattaacaaat
This Eucalyptus grandis isolate ANBG69807.140 chromosome 7, ASM1654582v1, whole genome shotgun sequence DNA region includes the following protein-coding sequences:
- the LOC104455727 gene encoding NEP1-interacting protein-like 2, translated to MSSSLIFTLSSLALLAALWAISSSLAPKVPKLLLLKATVVARLSTLVGPLKWALDYSLGSSVLWHSHGHGEPGAFGIIHRLSTAQYGDRSPTECAVCLCQVGAGEEVRELKCCDHVFHRACLDQWLGYKNVTCPLCRRLVAHRASMSIIAEAGVEIICLALCDLGSGSDRETWWLR